One region of Glutamicibacter sp. B1 genomic DNA includes:
- a CDS encoding glycosyltransferase family 2 protein, with product MTSLIPGRISVVIPAYNQEAYICDALASLERQKLGNWEMEVLVVDDASTDATASLIESYLDRVPGLKLIKLEQNVGVSAARNIALKQVTGEFYTFLDPDDWYGPQHLATLADTLSKLHVDFVRCDHVRVTGTNRVIYRAPQALRGIVLNPADDIEPIDSPSMVDYPYSWAGMYRTELMKSIDCFYFDEQLLSAEDRPWIWKLHLDTSRYAVISSPSIFYRRGLPNSLSQVFDERQLGFLEAYTQVLATVREHPNSARHLPKALRQFFAIVCHHEKRSKNYPPQVRLTIKKQLREIFSDIDVAVAHQVVLEMDVARRRHILSYLQPGQIGVAK from the coding sequence ATGACGAGCCTGATCCCTGGCCGCATATCCGTGGTCATCCCGGCCTACAACCAGGAAGCGTACATCTGTGATGCGCTGGCTTCCCTCGAGAGGCAAAAGCTGGGCAACTGGGAGATGGAAGTGCTCGTGGTGGATGATGCATCCACCGATGCCACCGCCTCATTGATCGAGTCCTACCTCGATCGGGTCCCTGGGCTGAAACTGATCAAGCTCGAGCAGAATGTGGGTGTCTCAGCCGCTAGGAACATTGCTCTAAAGCAGGTCACCGGCGAGTTCTACACCTTCTTGGACCCTGACGACTGGTACGGGCCACAACACCTGGCCACCCTAGCCGATACCTTGAGCAAACTGCACGTGGACTTTGTGCGTTGCGACCATGTGCGGGTCACCGGCACCAATCGGGTGATCTACCGTGCTCCACAGGCTTTGCGTGGCATTGTGCTGAACCCCGCCGATGACATTGAACCTATTGATTCACCGTCCATGGTGGATTACCCCTACTCGTGGGCCGGCATGTACCGCACCGAGCTAATGAAATCCATTGACTGCTTCTACTTTGATGAGCAACTGCTCTCGGCTGAAGACCGCCCATGGATCTGGAAGCTGCACTTAGATACTTCGCGGTACGCGGTCATTTCATCCCCAAGTATTTTTTACCGTCGCGGCCTGCCCAATTCGCTCAGCCAGGTCTTTGACGAACGCCAGCTCGGATTCCTCGAGGCCTACACCCAGGTTTTGGCCACCGTGCGTGAACACCCGAACTCCGCGCGCCACCTGCCCAAGGCCCTACGCCAATTCTTTGCCATCGTGTGCCACCATGAAAAGCGTTCAAAGAACTACCCGCCACAAGTGCGCCTGACCATCAAGAAACAGTTGCGTGAGATTTTCAGTGATATCGATGTTGCCGTGGCACATCAGGTAGTTTTGGAGATGGATGTTGCCCGTCGACGCCACATCCTTTCCTACCTCCAGCCAGGGCAGATCGGGGTCGCCAAGTGA
- a CDS encoding acylneuraminate cytidylyltransferase — protein MSKTNQPDVMAIIPARGGSKGIRLKNLREIGGKSLLGRAIEAAKAASTVSDVVVSTDHEQIKAEALRYGARVVDRPADIAGDTASSESVLQHVLTNTESKPAVTLFIQCTSPIIDPADLDAAITTVTSGVAEVSFAAVADHGFHWAIDENGEAIAVGHEKSHRPRRQDREPRFRETGAFYAMNTEGFLEAGHRFFGRVQVHEVPGEHGIDIDTEADLMLAELTINDEPAAINVDAIITDFDGVHTPDTAYVDEHGTETVRVSRSDGMGVARLRAAGVKFLILSKEANPVVAARAAKLKVEVAHGIDNKAEYLAQWLADESINPARVAYVGNDVNDLGAMGLVGWPISVADANEQVHRAARHRLSRKGGYGAVRELAELVLAAR, from the coding sequence GTGAGCAAAACCAATCAGCCAGATGTCATGGCGATCATCCCCGCCCGGGGTGGATCTAAAGGCATACGGCTCAAGAACCTGCGTGAGATCGGCGGCAAGTCGCTGCTGGGACGCGCTATTGAAGCAGCAAAGGCCGCGAGTACAGTCAGCGACGTCGTGGTCAGCACCGATCATGAACAGATCAAAGCCGAAGCACTACGCTACGGCGCTCGTGTGGTGGACCGACCGGCAGATATCGCCGGGGATACGGCCAGCAGCGAGTCGGTTCTGCAGCATGTCCTGACCAACACCGAGTCAAAGCCGGCGGTGACACTGTTCATCCAGTGCACCAGCCCGATCATTGACCCGGCCGACCTGGATGCAGCCATCACCACGGTCACCTCCGGGGTAGCAGAAGTCAGCTTCGCAGCGGTTGCCGACCACGGCTTCCACTGGGCAATCGACGAGAACGGCGAGGCCATCGCGGTGGGACACGAGAAGTCGCACCGTCCGCGCCGGCAGGACCGTGAACCGCGTTTCCGTGAAACCGGGGCGTTCTATGCAATGAACACCGAAGGCTTCCTTGAAGCTGGTCACCGTTTCTTCGGACGCGTTCAGGTCCACGAAGTGCCCGGTGAGCACGGCATCGACATTGATACCGAAGCGGATCTGATGTTGGCGGAGCTAACCATCAACGATGAACCGGCAGCGATCAACGTGGATGCGATCATCACCGACTTTGATGGCGTGCACACCCCAGACACCGCCTATGTGGACGAACACGGCACCGAAACCGTGCGTGTGTCCCGTTCAGATGGCATGGGAGTGGCTCGACTTCGGGCCGCCGGAGTGAAGTTCCTGATCCTCTCCAAGGAAGCTAACCCGGTGGTTGCCGCTCGGGCCGCAAAACTCAAGGTTGAAGTAGCCCACGGCATCGATAATAAGGCCGAATATTTGGCCCAGTGGTTGGCCGATGAGTCGATCAACCCGGCGCGTGTGGCCTACGTCGGCAACGACGTGAATGACCTCGGCGCCATGGGCCTTGTTGGCTGGCCCATTTCCGTGGCCGACGCTAACGAACAAGTACACCGTGCTGCACGCCACCGCCTGTCCCGCAAGGGCGGATACGGGGCGGTGCGAGAACTGGCCGAACTGGTCCTCGCAGCACGCTAA
- a CDS encoding polysialyltransferase family glycosyltransferase encodes MIALIEASSYFQLASLAAMADAGLLPEADEHILVLANGSQVPELTTPLNEAPGFEQLAARFDRVVDFAALTAPRRPAQFNPREDELHIFESLLRQAWNLGSGPLTLVLESIQVNPARALARIFFDAQLWVHSDGLMSYGPTRNKLPLSISQRLMGTVHVDLVPGLEPHLLAEFEPVRKVMYADQLAKIFNELAQDAHFEQPGSNALILGQYLGSLGLMDADEEFELHVQMLQEALNRNIDTVLFKAHPSASATSAARLAGVAQEMGLRFQLLATDHLAETVIASARPEVVISCFSTGLATAKYILNTDVHAVGTGMMLQALAPYENSNRIPLSIIHALFVQDVPAPAHSDGEDQLSQLLLTVAYCMQAAQLPQLREPAIEFLNTHYAEFSAHFKRRRITKLDLPPRWVHLASRSSLPSKVRGASRRVLRKGSKQLESLSKSLSRLAK; translated from the coding sequence GTGATCGCACTGATTGAAGCCAGCAGCTACTTTCAGCTAGCTTCTCTGGCCGCGATGGCCGATGCAGGACTGCTCCCCGAAGCAGATGAACACATCCTGGTGTTGGCCAATGGGTCTCAGGTTCCCGAGCTGACCACGCCACTGAACGAAGCCCCAGGTTTTGAACAGTTGGCCGCCCGTTTTGACCGTGTGGTGGACTTTGCTGCTTTAACCGCGCCACGTCGTCCCGCGCAGTTCAACCCGCGCGAAGATGAACTGCACATTTTTGAGTCCTTGCTGCGTCAAGCATGGAATCTGGGTAGCGGTCCGCTCACCCTGGTCCTGGAATCTATTCAGGTTAACCCGGCTCGTGCGTTGGCACGCATCTTTTTTGATGCCCAACTGTGGGTGCACTCCGATGGGCTGATGTCCTATGGTCCAACCCGTAACAAGCTTCCACTGTCGATCAGTCAGCGGTTGATGGGTACCGTCCACGTTGATCTAGTCCCGGGCTTGGAACCACACCTGCTGGCCGAATTCGAACCGGTCCGTAAGGTGATGTACGCCGACCAGCTGGCCAAGATCTTCAATGAGCTTGCCCAAGACGCTCATTTTGAGCAGCCGGGTTCAAATGCGCTGATCCTCGGACAGTACTTGGGATCCTTGGGTCTGATGGATGCGGATGAAGAGTTTGAGCTGCATGTACAAATGCTGCAGGAAGCCCTGAACCGCAATATTGATACGGTGCTGTTCAAGGCTCATCCTTCGGCCAGTGCCACCTCGGCGGCACGTCTGGCCGGTGTAGCGCAGGAGATGGGACTACGTTTCCAATTGCTGGCTACCGATCACCTTGCAGAAACCGTGATCGCTTCGGCCCGCCCAGAAGTCGTGATCTCGTGCTTCTCTACCGGTCTGGCCACCGCCAAATACATTCTAAATACCGATGTCCACGCGGTGGGCACCGGAATGATGTTGCAGGCACTGGCACCTTACGAGAATTCCAACCGTATTCCGCTGTCCATCATTCACGCGTTGTTTGTTCAAGATGTGCCAGCACCCGCGCACAGTGATGGTGAGGATCAGCTCTCGCAACTCTTGCTCACCGTGGCTTACTGTATGCAGGCGGCGCAGTTGCCTCAGTTGCGTGAACCGGCCATCGAGTTCCTCAACACTCACTACGCTGAATTCTCCGCGCACTTCAAGCGCCGGCGCATTACCAAACTGGACCTACCGCCACGCTGGGTGCACCTTGCTTCGCGCAGCAGTTTGCCTTCAAAGGTGCGTGGAGCCTCACGCCGGGTATTGCGAAAAGGCTCCAAGCAACTGGAGAGCTTGTCCAAATCCTTGAGCCGACTGGCAAAATGA
- a CDS encoding N-acetylneuraminate synthase family protein, which translates to MTSVNTEIKPVAIGESLLGAGQQVYVIGEIGINHNGDIEIAKQLIDVSAEAGANAVKFQKRTPEISTPTDMRDKIRSTPWGDMTYLDYRYRVEFDQAQYKELISYAASKGLHAFASPWDVPSVEFMEEQGAVTHKVASASVTDIELLKALAETGKPIILSTGMSTIEQIDKAVETLGTSKLVMMHATSTYPLPPEEANLRMIETLRDRYQVPVGYSGHERGLQISLAAVALGAVTVERHITLDRTMWGSDQASSLEPKGFESLIRDIRILEQAMGDGVKKVFPGELAPLSRLRRVDA; encoded by the coding sequence ATGACCTCCGTGAACACCGAAATCAAGCCAGTTGCTATCGGCGAATCCCTGCTTGGCGCTGGCCAGCAGGTCTACGTCATCGGCGAAATCGGCATCAACCACAATGGTGATATCGAAATCGCCAAGCAGCTGATCGACGTTTCGGCTGAGGCCGGCGCTAACGCGGTGAAGTTCCAGAAGCGCACCCCAGAAATCTCCACCCCAACCGACATGCGCGACAAGATCCGCTCCACCCCATGGGGCGACATGACCTACCTGGACTACCGCTACCGCGTTGAGTTCGATCAGGCTCAGTACAAGGAGCTCATCTCCTACGCAGCATCCAAGGGCCTGCACGCCTTCGCTTCCCCATGGGATGTTCCTTCGGTGGAATTCATGGAAGAGCAGGGTGCAGTAACCCACAAGGTTGCTTCCGCATCGGTGACTGACATTGAGCTGCTCAAGGCACTGGCAGAAACCGGCAAGCCAATCATCCTGTCCACCGGCATGTCCACCATCGAGCAGATCGACAAGGCTGTTGAGACCCTGGGCACCAGCAAGCTGGTCATGATGCACGCAACTTCCACCTACCCATTGCCTCCAGAAGAAGCTAACCTGCGCATGATCGAAACCCTGCGCGACCGCTACCAGGTTCCAGTAGGTTACTCGGGCCACGAGCGTGGCCTGCAGATCTCGCTGGCTGCTGTGGCACTGGGCGCTGTGACCGTAGAGCGTCACATCACCCTAGACCGCACCATGTGGGGTTCGGATCAGGCTTCCTCGCTGGAGCCAAAGGGCTTCGAGTCGCTGATCCGCGACATCCGCATCCTCGAGCAGGCCATGGGTGACGGCGTCAAGAAGGTCTTCCCAGGCGAATTGGCTCCACTGAGCCGCCTGCGTCGCGTCGACGCCTAG